A window of Oncorhynchus tshawytscha isolate Ot180627B linkage group LG10, Otsh_v2.0, whole genome shotgun sequence contains these coding sequences:
- the LOC112259841 gene encoding uncharacterized protein LOC112259841: MEVFKYPVFFECQTLDPPQKHMIKRYFGVKRKSGGGDCGPVESVGDKVYKIAFIDQTVQERVLQKPNHVLEMPGGSLFLTLRDSLEPPPTTTSPVSSQSHHSLPVETSPPGGQEHVLHRLSTGKQEKIKTTCHLGQVQLLLLGEVIEKDLGEVVPGVKVTRGDSAQLVLHGYANEVQAARQLVTDKISLVLERVVPEVSFHLLSFLREEYGRPGNLSSLLGLGLHVEVELGDTELRLFSLSSGKLDQAEKDLLGEFGEEKIDVSKVALLAELKSKFETKVKEMNQSRCRVVARYGPGCRVQLLGHMKEVQELREEIGVFLIRRSSVRVVRHHQQNQDGVVSEAGTGLIREEMVTATSYRLRLGLQVVVCQGDITKEQADVLVNAANEDLDHAGGVAAALSRAGGPEVQRASRDLVRQIGRVPTGTVVETTGGNLPCKMLLHAVGPVGGSVGGNERPLLEKTVKTVLDLAETMELQTLAMPCISSGIFGVPLKVCSEAIVSAVRDFGRKQHILTKVTLIDVSGEAVRAMQEACDRLLQGKREFPGWEVESSTTTTTTHAPQRDTTAASTRGPVAPEVCVQVEIIQGTIEKQQVDALVSPMVGSDPLSSRVGNVLLDAAGPALMTAFLRESGERTAPGENVLVEGLSGLSSGRVFFLRCAHWDNNPQGPAVQALRQGVRKILTSCENRGFRSVAFPVVGTGVVLQFPHNVVTQVLLEEIRRYEQNRVSRTPFLVRIIVHPNDRDSTKAFQTAQNALHLRGFVLGTRPEQDIRIVLLGKTGGGKSSAGNTIFGQDDVFLSDSSSTSSTQKCKAHTKNIKGRNITLIDTPGFFDTDIPEEELKPKIVKCITECAPGPHAFLIVLKVERYTVHENEAVAKIKTYFSPEAFKYATVLFTHGDQLNGLTVEKFVQQNADLNKLVEKCGGRYHVIDNKYWNTNQQGRCSNQYQVAELLNTIEKMVRDNGGGFYTNEMLQEAERLIQAEIEGLRKELKGQMSEEEMRKQAKKRARKKLLIKWSGIATGAVVGALFGVILAIMIPLSLATQPLITLVKSHIAASMTTGPVLTLESGVGVGSGIGAGVGIAAGVVVGMAAAAGAVRGGIVGATAAEEAETVQEAAEEAANAVFEDAKGLYHKAENIFTRFSKSK, from the exons ATGGAAGTTTTCAAATACCCTGTTTTCTTCGAGTGCCAGACTCTGGACCCACCACAGAAACATATGATAAAAAGGTACTTTGGAGTTAAACGTAAATCCGGTGGCGGAGATTGTGGACCAGTAGAATCAGTTGGTGACAAAGTCTACAAGATCGCATTTATTGACCAGACAG TCCAGGAGAGGGTACTTCAGAAACCTAATCATGTTTTGGAGATGCCTGGAGgatctctcttcctcactctgagAGACAGCCTGGAGCCGCCACCCACAACAACCTCCCCAGTCAGCAGTCAG AGTCACCACTCCCTTCCGGTCGAGACATCTCCACCTGGTGGTCAAGAACATGTACTCCATCGTCTGAGCACAGGGAAGCAGGAGAAGATCAAGACCACCTGTCATCTGGGACAGGTCCAGCTCCTTCTTCTAGGTGAAGTGATAGAGAAGGATCTAGGGGAGGTTGTTCCAGGGGTGAAGGTGACACGCGGTGACTCAGCTCAGCTGGTGCTGCACGGCTATGCAAATGAAGTCCAGGCAGCCAGACAGTTGGTTACAGATAAAATCTCTCTGGTGCTGGAGCGGGTGGTGCCTGAGGTGTCCTTCCACCTCCTGTCCTTCCTGAGGGAGGAGTATGGGAGGCCTGGGAACCTGAGCAGTCTGCTGGGGTTGGGACTCCATGTGGAGGTAGAGCTGGGGGACACAGAGCTccgtctgttctccctctcctctgggaAACTGGACCAGGCTGAGAAGGATCTGCTGGGGGAGTTTGGGGAGGAGAAGATTGACGTGTCCAAAGTTGCCCTTCTGGCTGAACTGAAATCTAAATTTGAGACGAAGGTGAAGGAGATGAACCAGAGCAGATGCAGGGTGGTGGCCAGATATGGTCCTGGGTGTAGAGTGCAGCTGCTGGGCCACATGAAGGAGGTTCAGGAGCTGAGGGAGGAGATTGGGGTCTTTCTGATACGCAGGTCCAGTGTAAGAGTCGTGAGACACCATCAACAGAATCAGGATGGCGTAGTCAGCGAAGCAGGAACCGGATTAATACGGGAGGAGATGGTCACAGCCACCAGCTATCGCCTCCGTCTGGGACTGCAGGTAGTGGTGTGTCAAGGTGACATCACCAAGGAACAGGCAGACGTACTGGTGAATGCAGCCAATGAGGACCTTGATCATGCTGGGGGCGTGGCTGCAGCTCTGAGCCGGGCGGGGGGGCCTGAGGTACAGCGGGCCAGCAGGGATCTGGTTAGGCAGATAGGGAGAGTGCCCACAGGTACAGTGGTAGAGACTACAGGAGGGAATCTGCCTTGTAAGATGCTGCTGCATGCAGTGGGACCAGTAGGGGGCAGCGTAGGTGGGAATGAGCGCCCTCTGCTGGAGAAGACAGTAAAGACAGTCCTGGATCTGGCAGAGACCATGGAACTCCAGACCCTGGCCATGCCCTGCATCAGCTCGGGGATATTCGGTGTTCCTCTGAAGGTGTGTTCTGAGGCCATAGTCTCTGCAGTGAGGGACTTTGGGAGGAAACAGCACATCCTTACCAAGGTCACTCTGATTGATGTGAGTGGAGAGGCAGTGAGAGCCATGCAGGAGGCCTGTGATAGGCTGTTACAGGGGAAGAGGGAGTTTCCTGGATGGGAGGTAGAGTCcagcaccaccactaccactacacatgCTCCTCAGAGAGACACCACTGCTGCCTCCACCAGGGGACCAGTGGCTCCAGAGGTCTGTGTCCAGGTGGAGATCATCCAGGGAACCATAGAGAAAcagcag GTGGATGCCCTGGTTTCCCCCATGGTTGGTAGTGACCCTCTCTCCTCCCGAGTGGGTAATGTCTTGTTGGATGCAGCTGGACCGGCGCTGATGACAGCATTTCTGAGGGAATCAGGGGAACGGACTGCACCTGGTGAGAACGTTCTGGTGGAGGGACtgtctggtctcagctctggccGTGTCTTCTTCCTCAGATGTGCACACTGGGACAACAATCCCCAAGGACCAGCAGTACAG GCTCTGAGGCAGGGTGTGAGGAAAATTCTGACCTCTTGTGAGAACCGGGGCTTCCGTTCCGTTGCCTTCCCTGTAGTTGGAACTGGTGTGGTTCTCCAGTTCCCTCACAACGTGGTAACACAGGTTCTGCTAGAAGAGATCCGTAGGTATGAACAGAACCGAGTGAGCAGAACCCCCTTCCTTGTCCGCATCATTGTCCATCCAAATGACAGAGATTCTACCAAG GCTTTTCAGACTGCCCAGAATGCTTTGCATCTCAGAGGGTTCGTATTAGGCACTCGACCAGAGCAAG ACATCAGGATTGTGCTGCTGGGGAAAACCGGAGGAGGTAAAAGCAGTGCTGGAAACACCATCTTCGGACAAGATGATGTGTTCCTCTCAGAcagttcctccacctcctcaacaCAGAAATGTAAAGCTCATACCAAGAACATCAAAGGGAGAAACATCACCCTGATTGACACACCTGGATTCTTTGACACTGACATCCCTGAAGAGGAGCTGAAACCTAAAATAGTTAAATGTATAACAGAGTGTGCTCCAGGACCGCATGCCTTTCTCATTGTACTGAAAGTGGAACGGTACACAGTCCACGAGAACGAAGCCGTAGCGAAAATCAAGACATATTTTTCACCAGAGGCCTTCAAATATGCTACAGTCCTCTTCACTCATGGTGACCAGCTCAATGGTTTGACCGTTGAGAAGTTTGTCCAACAGAATGCTGATCTGAACAAGCTTGTGGAGAAATGTGGAGGCCGCTATCACGTCATCGACAACAAATACTGGAACACCAATCAGCAGGGTCGGTGCAGCAACCAGTACCAAGTAGCAGAGTTACTCAACACCATAGAGAAGATGGTGAGAGATAACGGAGGAGGGTTCTACACCAACGAGATGCTCCAAGAGGCAGAGAGATTAATACAAGCAGAGATAGAGGGTCTTAGGAAGGAGTTAAAAGGCCAGATGTCAGAGGAAGAGATGAGAAAACAAGCCAAGAAAAGAGCAAGGAAGAAACTCCTGATCAAATGGTCAGGGATAGCAACAGGTGCAGTGGTAGGAGCTCTATTTGGCGTAATACTGGCGATAATGATTCCACTCTCACTCGCTACACAACCATTGATCACTTTAGTCAAAAGTCATATAGCAGCTTCAATGACAACAGGACCAGTACTTACACTAGAGTCAGGGGTGGGAGTGGGTTCAGGGATAGGTGCAGGGGTAGGCATAGCTGCAGGAGTTGTCGTTGgaatggcagcagcagcaggagcagtaaGAGGAGGGATAGTAGGAGCTACTGCAgcagaggaggcagagacagtaCAGGAGGCAGCAGAGGAAGCAGCCAATGCTGTCTTCGAGGATGCTAAGGGTCTTTATCACAAAGCAGAAAACATTTTCACACGTTTCAGTAAATCTAAATAG